A stretch of the Arachis stenosperma cultivar V10309 chromosome 6, arast.V10309.gnm1.PFL2, whole genome shotgun sequence genome encodes the following:
- the LOC130935987 gene encoding chaperone protein dnaJ 16 — protein sequence MPGHRSKSSEKHADGGGAKPLRRDPYEVLGVSRNSTDQEIKTAYRKMALKYHPDKNANDPKAADMFKEVTFSYNILSDPDKRRQFDTAGFEAVESDNQELELDLSSLGAVNTMFAALFSKLGVPIKTTVSATVLEEALNGVVTIRPLPLGQFISRRVEKQCAHFYSVTITEEEAQAGFVCRVHSSDKSKFKLLYFDQEENGGLSLALQEDCAKTGKVTSAGMFFLGFPVYRLDQTMNSISAAKDPDTSFFRKLEGFQPCELTELKAGTHVFAVYGDNFFKSANYTIEALCAAPFSEEKENLRNIEAQILSKRAEISKFETEYREVLAQFTEMTSRYANEMQEIDELLKQRNEIHAAYTVAPLKRSSSKSRNKSSSNEAKEEGQTKEKRNTRERPKKKRWYNIHLRVDKRKAC from the exons ATGCCGGGGCATCGGTCCAAGTCGTCGGAGAAGCACGCCGACGGCGGCGGCGCCAAGCCGCTCCGGCGGGACCCTTACGAGGTCCTCGGCGTCTCCCGCAACTCCACCGATCAGGAAATCAAAACCGCTTACCGCAAAATGGCTCTCAA ATATCATCCTGACAAGAATGCTAATGATCCTAAGGCAGCTGATATGTTCAAAGAGGTTACCTTTTCATACAATATATTGTCAGATCCTGACAAGCGTCGTCAGTTCGACACAGCTGGTTTTGAG GCTGTTGAATCGGATAACCAAGAGTTGGAGTTGGACCTTTCAAGTTTGGGTGCTGTGAATACAATGTTTGCTGCACTTTTTAG TAAACTCGGTGTGCCAATTAAGACAACTGTATCAGCAACTGTTTTGGAAGAGGCCCTCAATGGTGTAGTGACCATTCGTCCACTTCCATTGGGACAGTTTATTTCTAGAAGG GTTGAGAAGCAATGTGCACATTTCTATTCAGTTACAATAACAGAAGAGGAAGCACAAGCTGGATTTGTTTGTCGAGTGCACTCATCAGACAAAAGCAAGTTCAAG TTGCTATATTTTGATCAAGAAGAAAATGGTGGATTAAGTCTTGCTCTCCAG GAAGACTGCGCAAAAACAGGGAAAGTTACCTCTGCTGGAATGTTTTTTCTTGGGTTTCCTGTTTATCGATTGGATCAGACCATGAACTCA ATATCTGCTGCAAAGGATCCAGATACATCATTTTTCAGAAAGCTTGAAGGGTTTCAACCCTGTGAATTGACAGAACTGAAGGCTGGTACCCATGTGTTTGCAGTTTATG GTGACAACTTTTTCAAAAGTGCAAACTATACAATAGAAGCTCTATGCGCTGCACCATTTagtgaagaaaaggaaaatttaaGAAACATTGAAGCTCAAATTTTGTCTAAAAGGGCAGAGATATCAAAGTTTGAGACAGAGTACCGAGAG GTTCTGGCGCAGTTCACAGAGATGACAAGTAGATATGCAAATGAAATGCAAGAA ATTGATGAACTATTAAAACAACGAAATGAAATACATGCAGCGTACACTGTTGCTCCTTTGAAACGGAGTTCAAGTAAGAGTCGGAATAAAAGTTCTTCCAATGAGGCGAAAGAAGAGGGCCAGACAAAAGAGAAGAGGAATACAAGAGAACGACCAAAGAAGAAGAGATGGTACAACATCCACTTAAGAGTTGATAAGAGAAAGGCTTGCTAG